The genome window CGTTTTGACATCAAAGTCTGGAAGATTGGTTTTTAAATTAGTCGTTTCTTGTCCAGATTCAAAAAAAGCCATGAAATTAAAACCTTCATGATTGTTCCAGCTAACTCCAATATCTATACTGTCAGATTGAAATGTTGCGTCAATAACCATTGTCACAACACCTTCTAACCTGTCCGAAGACTTTAAGGGTGACTTAGTTTTTTCAATTTCGTTTATATAGTCTGTCAATACCCAGACACCATTTAAAATTGAAATGAAATTATTATTCAATCTGTCAGTTTGGTTTACTTTATTGTCACCGGCAGAAGTATTGTCATTTGAGCAACTTGTCAAAATGATAAAAGTCAAAAATGTGATTGTTAATTGTCTCATTTCTGGTCATTCCAAGATTAATGGTAACTAAATAACATCTACAACTTTTCCTCCTGCATCATCCTGTAAATAGTGGTTTTGCCAACGCCTAGCTTATCGGCTACAAGGCGAACCTTGTTCTCATATTTCTCAAGGAAGTGTTTTATTATTTTCCGGTTATACTCGTCCAGCGTTGTTTCTTGCTGGAGAAAATCATTCAGCACCCCGGTTGAACTGAATTTTATGTCTATATCAGAAATGGTATCACTGTCAGCCATTACCGCGGCCAGTTCAATAATAGCCTTGAGTTCACGTACATTGCCAGGAAAATGATATTTCCCGAGTTTCTCAAATGCCTCTGGTGATATAGCCAGCTTTTTCATTTTGTTTTTGGCACAAAACTCTTCAACAAAGTGCCTGGCCAATAAAAACACATCGCTTTTTCTGTCGCGTAACGGGGGCAATTCGATGGGTAAACCAAGCAAACGGTAATAAAGGTCTTCGCGGAAATTGCCTTTTTTAACCTCCTCCAACAGATTTTTATGGGTTGCACAAATTACACGCACATCAAGTTTTACAACTGCGTTGCCGCCAATACGTGTGACTTCTTCTTCCTGCAGCACCCGCAATAGCTTGGATTGCATGTTGAGATCCATATCACCGATTTCATCAAGAAAAATAGTTCCTTTTTGCGCCTCTTCAAACTTTCCGATCCTGCGGTTCATAGCTCCTGTAAATGCACCTTTCTCGTGACCAAACATCTCGGCTTCCATCAGTTCTTTCGGAATTGCTGATACATTGACGGCTACAAACGGGTGATGGGATCGCGCAGAATGAAAATGTATAGATTTGGCAACCAATTCCTTTCCTGTTCCGGTTTCGCCGGTAATGGATACGGTAATACCAGTACGAGCCGCTTTTTCAATCAACTGAAAAACACGTTCAATCGCGTTGCTGTTTCCCTTGATTATGTTGCCAAATTCGTATTTTTTAACAACTTCCTGTTCAAGAACCGAGACTTTTTGCTTGAGTTTGTCAGTCTCGCGCAGGTTCTTAATTATATTCCATAAACGATCCTTTGTGTCCTGATCCTTGAGTACATAGTCATAAGCTCCTTTTTTTAACAGCTCTACCGCAGTTGATATTTCCTGTTGTCCTGAAACAATGATAACAGGAAGATCGGGGTTAAACTCCTTGATTTTGGTAAGAATTTCAAGGCCGGTCATTCCCGGAAGGTTGTAATCAAGTGTGATGACCGAAGGATTTCGATAAAGATTGCCAAGTAATTGCTTGCCATTTGCAAAAATCTCGACCTCATAATCAGGGTTCAGAGATAAATGATGCGCAATAATTCTGGCAAAAATTGCCTCATCTTCAACTATAAAAATTTTGTAAGTATCCACTCGCTTATCTTATAGGGTTAACTGTGCGGCTAAAATACAAAGAAAGAAACTCTGACAAAATTAATCTCCTATTCAAGGGAATAAGCGTTTGTAATGGAGCGTATTAAATTGGCGAACACTACTTCAACCTCAGCCAATGAACTGCTTGTTAACAATTGGAGCCTGTGCTCTTTAAAATGTGGCAAAGCTCTGAAATATCCCGAATAATGTTTTCTCATTTCCAGGATGGCTCTTCTCTCACCCTTCAATGCAATTGCATGAAGAAGATGCTCTTTACAAACTGCTATCCGGGTTCTCAAATCTGGGCCTTCAGTGCGAACGCCATCATTAAGGAAATTTCTTATCTGCTCAAACAACCAGGGATTGCCAATGGCTGCCCTGCCTATCATGATGCCATCAACACCATAATTATCAAACATCAGTTTTGCAGTTTCGGGACTACCAATATCACCGTTTCCGATCACAGGGATATGCATCGCCGGATTGTTTTTAACTTCAGCAATCAAAGTCCAGTCGGCTGCTCCTTTATACATTTGAGCCCTTGTACGGCCATGAATGGTTATGGCGGAAATGCCGCAATCCTGCAAGCGTTCTGCAATTTTAACAATATTTTTTGATCCTTCATCCCATCCCAGCCGGGTTTTCACAGTTACCGGCAGTTTTGTAGCATTCACCACGGCTTTCGTAATATTGATCATTCGCGGAACATCCCTTAAAAGATCGGCGCCGCCGCCTTTATTGATAACTTTCCTTACAGGGCATCCGAAGTTGATGTCAATGATTTCAGGATTGGCTTCTTCGGCCAATAAAGCAGCCTGTCGCATAGCTTCAGGATCATGGCCAAAGATTTGAATTGCAATAGGACGTTCAGATTCTTTGAATATGAGTTTATTCTGACTTTTTGCGGCGTCCCGGATCAAACCCTCGGAGGAGATAAACTCCGTAACAACCATGTCGGCGCCAAACTTCTTGCAAACCAGCCGGAAAGCTGAATCTGTAACGTCTTCAAGAGGCGCTAGCACCAGCGGTTTTTCGCCCAGATCAATATTGCCTATTTTCATGGCATCAGATTTAGTAGCGTTTTCAAATCCTGCTCTTCAATAAATTTTTTGATCAATACCGGCATCGGAAAATGAGTGGGATTATTAGTGCTTATATAACCATCGGGGAGGCGGAGTGAATCATTCTTCCCAAGCAAAATCTTAAAAAAGCGGGCATGAATAATTCTATGTGTCAGCAAATGCCTGTACGATCCGGGATAAACATCTGTTACCGGGTCTGAACCGTCAAACAGTTTCATGAATTCGTCATGGCTGCGTAGTTGATCAATGCTTAACAGTTTGTTGGTTTCAATAAGCGGAAAGTCATACAAATGTTTCCAGATGTCGCCATGGTTTCTATGCCTGAGCACAATGCCGGGAAAATCGTTAAAATAATGCTGGACAACCAGGTAATTGAAAAACCTGGCCGTAACCCCGGTTTTCTTTTCTTTATAAGGAATCACAGCAACCTTTTCTTCTTTGTACGCTTTACAATCATTGGCAAAAGGACATTTATTACAATCCGGCTTGACCGGCACACATTGCAAGGCTCCAAATTCCATCATGGCCTGGTTGAATAATCCCGGCGAATCAGCGCTGATCAATTCATTTACGTGACTACTAATATTGTTAATAGTCTTTCCAGAATCTATCGGTTGTGATATTCCCAAATACCGGGAAACAAACCTGAGGACATTGCCATCAACAACTGCCACAGGCTTGTTGAAAGCAATTGAGGCAATAGCGGCTGCAGTATATTTACCTATTCCCTTTAGTTTTTCAAGTTCTTTAAAGTCTTCCGGAAAATTCCCGTTATGGCTCTCAACCAAAAACCTGGCAGTTGCATGCATATTGCGTGCCCTCGAATAATAACCCAGCCCTTCCCACGTTTTCAGCACAAGTTCCTCGGATGCATTTGCAAGACTTTGAATGTCAGGAAAGCGTGAAATAAAGCGGTGATAATAAGCTAAACCCTGGTTCACACGGGTCTGTTGTAATATGATTTCCGAAACCCAAATGGCATAAGGATCGTTAGTCGTCCTCCAAGGGAGTGGACGACAATTTTCTAAATACCAATTTACCAGTGTGTTGCGAAAAAGAATTTCCTCCGTCATGAAGCGCAAAGGTAAATGAAGTTGGGAAATAAAAATTCTTAGAATTTCTCTCGTTTATGAAAATATTATATCTTTGCAGCCCTCATTAAAAAATTTATTATCAAATCATTAAAAACTAAAAGACTATGACAAAGGCAGAAATTGTAGCAGAAATTGCTAATAAAACTGGAATTGAAAAAGTGGCCGTTCAGGCAACAGTTGAAGCTTTCATGGAAGCCGTTAAAAGTTCACTTGCAAACGGAGATAACGTGTATCTGCGCGGTTTCGGTAGCTTTATTGTTAAAAAGAGAGCAGAGAAAACAGGAAGGAACATTTCAAAGAACACTACCATCATTATTCCGGCACACAACATTCCTTCATTCAAACCAGCCAAAACCTTTGTTAGCGAAGTTAAAAACAAGGTTAATTAAGAAACGGTAATTTTTAAACCATACTATTATGCCCAGCGGAAAGAAAAGAAAAAGGCACAAGATGGCGACCCACAAGCGCAAAAAACGCTTGAGAAAGAATCGCCATAAGAAGAAATAAGAGCAAGGAAGTGTGAGTTACAGTTTATTACATACTGTAACTCGCCCCTTTTTTTATTCTTTTCCATCCCTACTCATTTACCGTTTGATTTGTGGAGTTGGTCTGTTCCAATGCAGGTAGATATTAACACACTATATAAGTAGTGAACAAGGAATTAGTTATTGATTCGGAATCGTCCGAGGTCAGCATTGCATTACTTGAGGACAAGGTATTAGTAGAACTCAACAAGGAAAGAAGCAACAACAACTATGCAGTTGGAGATGTGTACCTTGGCCGGGTTCGGAAAATAATGCCTGGCCTCAATGCTGCATTTGTAGATGTTGGCTACGAAAAAGACGCTTTCCTTCATTACCTCGATCTTGGCCCCCAGGTTAACTCCCTTAATAAATTTGTGAAACTTGCACTTTCAGGCAAGGTTCAGGACGGCTCGCTCGCCAAGTTTGAGATGGAGCCGGATATTGATAAAAGCGGCAGGATTTCCGCTGTTCTCAGCCCGAACCAATTGGTTGTGGTTCAGATTGCAAAAGAACCTATTTCAACCAAAGGTCCCCGTATTACTTCTGAACTGGCGTTTGCCGGACGGTACCTTGTTATGGTTCCCTTTTCGACCCGGATTTCGGTATCTCAGAAAATTAAAAGCCCCGAAGAACGCAACAGGCTTAAAAGACTGATTCAAAGCATAAGACCAAAAAATTGCGGCATCATCATCCGAACCGTTGCCGAAAACAAAATGGTTGCCGACCTTGATGCGGATCTCAGGAATTTGACCCAGAAATGGGAAAACACTGCAATTAAATTAAATGGTTCGCAGCCACCGCAAAAAATAATCAGCGAAATTGACCGTACATCGGCCATTCTACGCGATATACTCAGCGAGTCGTTCAACAACATTTATGTAAATGATTCGGTTGTTTACGACGAAACCAGGAATTACATTAAGAAAATATTTCCCGATAAGGTTGATATTGTAAAGCTGTACAAAGGTAAGATCCCGATTTTCGAACATTACGGGATTGATAAACAGATCAAGAATGCTTTTGGGAAAATCGTAACCATAAAAAGTGGTGTGTATCTCATTATTGAACACACCGAAGCGTTGCATGTGATTGATATCAACAGCGGCCACCGGGTTAACTCCGATAATTCGCAGGAAACCAATGCACTTGCTGTAAACAAAGAAGCGGCTATTGAAGTGGCGAGGCAATTACGACTGCGTGATATGGGCGGCATCATCGTGGTGGATTTCATTGATATGCACCAACCGGGGCACCGCCGCGATCTTTTCCAGAAACTAAAGGATGAGATGGCGAAAGACCGTGCCAAGCATGCCATTCTGCCTCCGAGCAAGTTTGGTTTGGTTCAGATCACAAGGCAACGGGTCAGACCCGAAATGACGGTGCAGGTGCTTGAAAAATGCCCTTCATGTGATGGTACCGGTAAGGTGAAATCGAGCATCATGCTTATTGATGAGATCGAAAATAACATTCACTACCTGATAAAGGATCAAAACGAAAAGTTCCTGAAGCTTACCGTTCACCCTTATGTGTATGCTTTTTTGATAAAGGGCATGCCATCCCTGAGGATGAAATGGTACTTCAAATACGGTAAGTGGATAAAACTGAAACCAATGGCTGCTTATCATATTCTTGAATATCACTTTTTTAACAAGAACGACGACGAGATAATCCTATGACAAGTGCTCCGGAAAGGGCACTTTTTTTGTAATTTCGCGCCTCATTTTTAACAATAAATTAAACGATGGATATTGTTGTAAGCGGCATCAGGCCTACCGGAAACCTCCACCTTGGTAATTATTTTGGAGCGGTTCAGAATTTTATAAGGATGCAGGAAGAGCACCAGTGCTATTTTTTCATCGCCGATTATCATTCGCTCACCACTCACCCAACACCTGCCGATTTGCACGGCAATGTTAAAAATGTGCTGGTTAATTTCCTGGCCGCCGGCATGGATCCTGAAAAAGCTATCTTGTACATTCAAAGCGATGTTCCTGAAGTTACAGAGCTTTATCTGCTGCTAAACATGAATGCCTATTTGGGTGAATTGGAAAGGGTGGCGTCATTCAAGGAAAAAGTGCGAACCCAACCCAATAACATCAACGCCGGTTTGCTCACCTATCCCACCTTGATGGCGGCTGATGTTATGATCCACAAAGCTGCCAAGGTTCCCGTAGGAAAAGACCAGGAACAACACCTTGAAATGATGCGCAATTTTGCGAACCGTTTCAATCGTATGTATAATGTGGAATATTTCCCTGCCCCTGTGGCTTTTAACTTCGGAGAGGAACTGATTAAAATTCCCGGGCTGGATGGCAGCACCAAAATGAGCAAATCAGATGGCGATCAAAACGCCATTTATTTATCTGACGAACCCGAAGCCATCCGCAAAAAAGTCATGCGCGCCGTAACCGATGCCGGTCCAACTGAAGAAAACCAGCCCAAACCCCAGCCCATCGAAAATATTTTCCAGTTAATGAAGGCGCTTTCCTCACAGGAGGTTTATGAGCACTACAGCAAGCTTTACAATTCCTGCCAGATCCGATACGGCGATATGAAGAAGCAATTGGCTGAAGATGCTATAGCCTTCACAGCTCCCTTCCGTGAAAAGATCAAGGAATTGAATTCCGACAATAACCATCTGCATAAAGTCGCCAGCCTTGGCGCAGCAAAAGCCCGTGAAAGCGCCTCCCGCACCATCCTCGAAGTGAGGGAGATTATTGGGTTTAAGGCATTTTAGAGGGACGAAGTGACGAGGGACGAAAGGAGGCTTGGTAAATTGAAGATGTTGACATGCTTCAAAAATATGTTTTGCTTTTTGAATCTTATCGCACACTATAATTCTTCTGTGCCAGGTACATTTTTAAATATGAGACGGTTGCAAGTTTTTTATTTATTAGTTTTCATTGCGCTTATCGGATGTAATCATAATCAATATGCAATCATTGTTCTTGAGGGTCATACAAACATTGCTGATACTCTTACAATCCGAGAGATAAGTACAGAAAAAGTCATCGCACAAATACCATTGATCAAAGGACAATCGGAATTCAGGTTTAAGCTTGACGAAATAATTATCGCTTCGATTGAACTGAACGGGGTCGGTAATGAAAATATTTATGTTATTGATCCAAAGATTAAAAAAGTAATCAATATTGATTCTGCCGTATTGATAAAAACAAATTCTGTGGCTGATTCGCTCTTGAAATACTTTTGGCGATCCCAAAACGAAATGTTTGAAAAACATAATGATTTGTTCTGGAATGAGAACAATCCGGAGAAAGTGCTCATTGTGTTTGATAGCTTGATTTCTTTCAGGGATCAACAAATCACCCAGATGATGTCCAGATTAAGCAAGGATGAGAAACAGCTATTGCGATCCCGAAACAAAGGATTGGCGTATAACTTTCTGTTTTATTACGGGAGAGTGATTAGAGAATATCCTTGTGAAACCAAATATTATGAATTTATTACCAACATTGATCACGATCACATTTTGGTCAAATCAATGCCAGATATTGTGCTCTATAAATACGAAGTGGAGATTTTAAGGGCGATAGATACTATTCCGGGAATTGATCATTTTTTAACCCACATTGATAAACAGGATATTTCTCAGGACTTGAGGGACTTTTTAAAAGCAATTTACTTGCAACGGATTATTGATAGACCATCATATTGGAAGAAACATCAATATTTTATTACAAAAGCTGCTTTTGAGAGCGCCCTTGAACGAGAGCAAGCCAACGATTATTTGCATCTCTTTAAAGGTTTGGCGAATTCTTTTATATCGTCCAGGGAAGGAGAAAGGGCATTTGATTTTTCTGCAATCGCAAACAATGGTAATACTGTTAAATTATCTGACTTTAAAGGCAAACTTGTAGTGATAGGTGTTTGGGCAACATGGTGTGCCCCTTGCCTGGACGAACGTCCACACTTAGTGGAAATTGCAGATAAATACGCCGGTAATTCCGATGTTGTAATATTATTGATTTCAGTGGATCAATCCGTAAAAAGCTGGAAAACATTCCTTAATAAAGAAATCAGAGCACATAAGGGGATTGACGTGATAATTCCGGATGGGATGAAAACGGAGTTCGGAGAAAAGTATTTGATTAAAATTATTCCGAAATACATCATGATCAACGAAAATGGGCTGATCATTGATGTTGACCTACCAAAGCCCTCATCGTCACTTGACATGAGAATTGAGGAGGAGTTAAGATTCCGCAGCATCCGCGAAATAAGAGAGATTATTGGGTTTAAGGCTTTTTAGAGGGACGAGGGACGAGGGACGAAGTGCGATTCCCATTCCCATTCCTCCATTCCTCCAACACTCCATTACTCCACCAGTTGACCAATTGACTAATCAACCAATTGACCACTCCACTACTGCAACACTGCACCACTGCATCACAAAAAATAAACCTTTTCCACTAGCTTTTGTTTAAGTTCCAAGATTTAACCAAGCTGATTTCAAATGATTAAAAAGGTTTTGGTCGCTAACCGCGGCGAAATAGCCGTCAGGGTTATGCGATCCTGTCGTGAGATGGGCATCCTCACCACCGCCGTTTTCTCCGATGCCGACCGCAAATCCCTGCATGTGCGTTATGCTGACGAAGCTTACCACATTGGCCCTTCACCATCGGTTCAAAGTTATCTGAACATTGAAAAGATCATTGAAGTTGCCAAAAAATGTGGCGCCGATGCCATTCATCCCGGCTATGGTTTTCTTTCAGAAAATGAAAAATTCGCACAACGCTGTGCTGATGAAGGAATAATTTTCATTGGCCCCTCGCCTTATGCCATCTCAGCCATGGGCGACAAGATTACCGCGCGCAAACACATGTCGAAGGCTGGCGTTCCGGTGGTTCCGGGAACCCAGGATAAAATCACTGACGACAAGGAAGCAATAAAGATCATCAAAGAAATCGGTTTGCCGGTGATGATCAAAGCTTCGGCAGGCGGCGGTGGAAAAGGCATGCGTTTGGTTCGCAAGGAAAGTGAAATTATTGCCGGAATACGTGCTGCGCGCTCGGAAGCTGCTTCTGCTTTTGGCGATGATGCCGTTTATATTGAAAAATATATTGATTCGCCCCATCACATCGAGTTCCAGATACTGGCCGATCAGCACGGGCATACTATTCATCTTTTTGAGCGCGAATGTTCGGTGCAGCGCCGCCACCAGAAAGTGATCGAGGAAACACCTTCGCCACTACTCACTCCTGAAATCCGTGAGGAAATGGGCCGTTATGCCGTAGCAGCAGCAAAAGCCGTAAATTATCATGGTGCAGGCACCATTGAGTTTATTGTTGATGACAACCTCAACTATTACTTCCTTGAAATGAACACACGCCTGCAGGTAGAACACCCTATCACCGAGCGGGTTGTGGGCGTTGATTTGGTAAAAGAGCAAATTCACATTGCCAACGGCGAACACCTGAAATTGAAGCAGGAAGATTTGCGCCAGTTCGGCCATGCCATTGAATGCCGGATTTATGCCGAAGACACCAACAACAACTTTATGCCTAGTCCGGGTCTGATCCGTCACATTACCGAACCTCTTGGTTTGGGTGTGAGGCATGATGGCTATGTGTACGAAGGTTATGAGATTCCTATTTATTACGACCCGATGATCTCCAAGCTGATTGTTTGGGCGCAAACCCGCGGGGAAGCCATCTGGCGAATGC of Bacteroidales bacterium contains these proteins:
- a CDS encoding Rne/Rng family ribonuclease; the encoded protein is MNKELVIDSESSEVSIALLEDKVLVELNKERSNNNYAVGDVYLGRVRKIMPGLNAAFVDVGYEKDAFLHYLDLGPQVNSLNKFVKLALSGKVQDGSLAKFEMEPDIDKSGRISAVLSPNQLVVVQIAKEPISTKGPRITSELAFAGRYLVMVPFSTRISVSQKIKSPEERNRLKRLIQSIRPKNCGIIIRTVAENKMVADLDADLRNLTQKWENTAIKLNGSQPPQKIISEIDRTSAILRDILSESFNNIYVNDSVVYDETRNYIKKIFPDKVDIVKLYKGKIPIFEHYGIDKQIKNAFGKIVTIKSGVYLIIEHTEALHVIDINSGHRVNSDNSQETNALAVNKEAAIEVARQLRLRDMGGIIVVDFIDMHQPGHRRDLFQKLKDEMAKDRAKHAILPPSKFGLVQITRQRVRPEMTVQVLEKCPSCDGTGKVKSSIMLIDEIENNIHYLIKDQNEKFLKLTVHPYVYAFLIKGMPSLRMKWYFKYGKWIKLKPMAAYHILEYHFFNKNDDEIIL
- a CDS encoding sigma-54-dependent Fis family transcriptional regulator, producing the protein MDTYKIFIVEDEAIFARIIAHHLSLNPDYEVEIFANGKQLLGNLYRNPSVITLDYNLPGMTGLEILTKIKEFNPDLPVIIVSGQQEISTAVELLKKGAYDYVLKDQDTKDRLWNIIKNLRETDKLKQKVSVLEQEVVKKYEFGNIIKGNSNAIERVFQLIEKAARTGITVSITGETGTGKELVAKSIHFHSARSHHPFVAVNVSAIPKELMEAEMFGHEKGAFTGAMNRRIGKFEEAQKGTIFLDEIGDMDLNMQSKLLRVLQEEEVTRIGGNAVVKLDVRVICATHKNLLEEVKKGNFREDLYYRLLGLPIELPPLRDRKSDVFLLARHFVEEFCAKNKMKKLAISPEAFEKLGKYHFPGNVRELKAIIELAAVMADSDTISDIDIKFSSTGVLNDFLQQETTLDEYNRKIIKHFLEKYENKVRLVADKLGVGKTTIYRMMQEEKL
- the trpS gene encoding tryptophan--tRNA ligase; amino-acid sequence: MDIVVSGIRPTGNLHLGNYFGAVQNFIRMQEEHQCYFFIADYHSLTTHPTPADLHGNVKNVLVNFLAAGMDPEKAILYIQSDVPEVTELYLLLNMNAYLGELERVASFKEKVRTQPNNINAGLLTYPTLMAADVMIHKAAKVPVGKDQEQHLEMMRNFANRFNRMYNVEYFPAPVAFNFGEELIKIPGLDGSTKMSKSDGDQNAIYLSDEPEAIRKKVMRAVTDAGPTEENQPKPQPIENIFQLMKALSSQEVYEHYSKLYNSCQIRYGDMKKQLAEDAIAFTAPFREKIKELNSDNNHLHKVASLGAAKARESASRTILEVREIIGFKAF
- the mutY gene encoding A/G-specific adenine glycosylase — encoded protein: MLFRNTLVNWYLENCRPLPWRTTNDPYAIWVSEIILQQTRVNQGLAYYHRFISRFPDIQSLANASEELVLKTWEGLGYYSRARNMHATARFLVESHNGNFPEDFKELEKLKGIGKYTAAAIASIAFNKPVAVVDGNVLRFVSRYLGISQPIDSGKTINNISSHVNELISADSPGLFNQAMMEFGALQCVPVKPDCNKCPFANDCKAYKEEKVAVIPYKEKKTGVTARFFNYLVVQHYFNDFPGIVLRHRNHGDIWKHLYDFPLIETNKLLSIDQLRSHDEFMKLFDGSDPVTDVYPGSYRHLLTHRIIHARFFKILLGKNDSLRLPDGYISTNNPTHFPMPVLIKKFIEEQDLKTLLNLMP
- the dusB gene encoding tRNA dihydrouridine synthase DusB, with product MKIGNIDLGEKPLVLAPLEDVTDSAFRLVCKKFGADMVVTEFISSEGLIRDAAKSQNKLIFKESERPIAIQIFGHDPEAMRQAALLAEEANPEIIDINFGCPVRKVINKGGGADLLRDVPRMINITKAVVNATKLPVTVKTRLGWDEGSKNIVKIAERLQDCGISAITIHGRTRAQMYKGAADWTLIAEVKNNPAMHIPVIGNGDIGSPETAKLMFDNYGVDGIMIGRAAIGNPWLFEQIRNFLNDGVRTEGPDLRTRIAVCKEHLLHAIALKGERRAILEMRKHYSGYFRALPHFKEHRLQLLTSSSLAEVEVVFANLIRSITNAYSLE
- a CDS encoding TlpA family protein disulfide reductase gives rise to the protein MRRLQVFYLLVFIALIGCNHNQYAIIVLEGHTNIADTLTIREISTEKVIAQIPLIKGQSEFRFKLDEIIIASIELNGVGNENIYVIDPKIKKVINIDSAVLIKTNSVADSLLKYFWRSQNEMFEKHNDLFWNENNPEKVLIVFDSLISFRDQQITQMMSRLSKDEKQLLRSRNKGLAYNFLFYYGRVIREYPCETKYYEFITNIDHDHILVKSMPDIVLYKYEVEILRAIDTIPGIDHFLTHIDKQDISQDLRDFLKAIYLQRIIDRPSYWKKHQYFITKAAFESALEREQANDYLHLFKGLANSFISSREGERAFDFSAIANNGNTVKLSDFKGKLVVIGVWATWCAPCLDERPHLVEIADKYAGNSDVVILLISVDQSVKSWKTFLNKEIRAHKGIDVIIPDGMKTEFGEKYLIKIIPKYIMINENGLIIDVDLPKPSSSLDMRIEEELRFRSIREIREIIGFKAF
- the accC gene encoding acetyl-CoA carboxylase biotin carboxylase subunit, which codes for MIKKVLVANRGEIAVRVMRSCREMGILTTAVFSDADRKSLHVRYADEAYHIGPSPSVQSYLNIEKIIEVAKKCGADAIHPGYGFLSENEKFAQRCADEGIIFIGPSPYAISAMGDKITARKHMSKAGVPVVPGTQDKITDDKEAIKIIKEIGLPVMIKASAGGGGKGMRLVRKESEIIAGIRAARSEAASAFGDDAVYIEKYIDSPHHIEFQILADQHGHTIHLFERECSVQRRHQKVIEETPSPLLTPEIREEMGRYAVAAAKAVNYHGAGTIEFIVDDNLNYYFLEMNTRLQVEHPITERVVGVDLVKEQIHIANGEHLKLKQEDLRQFGHAIECRIYAEDTNNNFMPSPGLIRHITEPLGLGVRHDGYVYEGYEIPIYYDPMISKLIVWAQTRGEAIWRMRRALYEYKITGVKTSIKFLERIMDAPAFKSGNYNTHFIQDNMDFLMQDPYCGDRCETLAIIATYIDYLDKLGSEPSAKVSQNGTSRWKERSRQTLRR
- a CDS encoding integration host factor subunit beta; its protein translation is MTKAEIVAEIANKTGIEKVAVQATVEAFMEAVKSSLANGDNVYLRGFGSFIVKKRAEKTGRNISKNTTIIIPAHNIPSFKPAKTFVSEVKNKVN